CCGTCCTCCACCAGCACGCTCTTAAACCGATGATCCCACAGCGTCCCGTAGCGGCCGTTATGTCGATTATACCAACAGGAAAACCGTTGCTTCACCTGTTTCATAAATTCGCTAATATCATGCATTCGAATAAGATAACGTTGCTTATCCTCCATCACCAGTTTTACTAGTCCCGCAGTGTCCCATTCTGTCCAGCGTCCACGTATTTCAGTTACCTCCGCCTCGGTATAGAGACATTCAAGCCTCCGTATTAGTTTCTCTTCGGTAATCGACTGCATCGCATCACGTTCCGGTTCCTCCAGTAAAATATGAATGTGATTTGTCATCACCGCATACGTTAATACGCGCACCCCTGTAAACCCTTCCACTCGGCGTATTAACCGCCGCATGTACTCTTTTTCTCGTATACCTAGCAACATCTCACGTCCCACAATTCGCGACATGCAATGGTAGTACGCCAGGTGATCTCGTTTAATGCGTTTTTGTTTCATAAACGTATAAAATCATAGGCTGCCAGAAGATGCAATAAAAATATATAAAAATAGGATGGATATTTATATTCAGAATGGCCCAACTTGTGGGAGGATCGGTTACTGGGTATGTGGATGGAGTGTCAGTGTATGCAACGCAACGTAATGTCAAATTGTTTCGCGGCAGATGGATGTGCTGCTACGAACCGCCAGTCGCGGTTTTAAAATAATTTTTTGCGGTGCCTCAATGGGGACGGATCGAATTTTGCGGATGAGTATTTCCGCGCATTTGCTGCCGATTTCAGTGGACGGCTGATGCACGGTGGTGAGGGGTTGCTGGTAATATTCTGCGAAATAATTATCGTCGAAGCCTACAAGAGACAGATCATTGGGAACGGTAATGTTACATTCGTTGATCGCGCGATAACAGCCCAGTGCGACCAGATCGCTATAGGCAAAAATGGCTGTAGGGCGGTCGGGAATTTGCAATAGGTCGCGTGTAAGGTAGTAGCCGCTTTCAATGCTGTTGTCACTTACACGGATGATGCGCGGGTCGACGGGAATATTGGCGTCAGTCAATGCCTGGCTGTATCCGCAAAGCCGATCCATGGCGCTACGCTGTGATTCGACACCGGTAATGTGTGCAATAGACTGATGACCCAGTCGAAGGAGGTGTTCCGCAGCCATATAGCCGCCGGCAAAGTTATCGGTAACAACGAAATCCATGCCGAATTCTTCATAATTGCGGGATAACGCAACGGCTGGAATGCCTGCTTCTTCAGTTAGTTTGACCACTCCCTCTGGATTCATCGCCGAAGCGACAATAATCCCGTCCAGTCGCTGGTCGCAAAAAAACTCACAGATGCCCAGTTCTTTCGATTCTCTGCGATAAGAAGAGTAGATGATAAAGTTAATTCGTTCGTGCCAGAATACCTGTTCCATGCCCCGAATGATACGGGCATAATGGGGGTTTTCTAAATCTTCAATAATTACGCCAATTTGCAGAACATTGTCGCGATTAATGGCGGCCGGCTCCGCGAATTCGTATTCCATTTCACGTGCCTTCTGAACAATGATATTACGTGTTGTTTCGTTGACGTCAGGTTTATTACGCAGTGCTCGGGATACGGTATTGATCGACATGCCGACTTCCTCCGCAATGTCTTGCAGTTTCGTTGTCTTACGTTCCTTTGCCATAATAAACCCTTTGTGTTGTGCTTGAAAAAACAGTCGCTTCTACCGCAATTAACGGTGGCAGTACAATAACAAAGGTGAATAAATAATACATTAATGTATATATTCATTTTCCTTGTCTTGACGTACCCGCAGGCCACCCGTTCGGCATGAGGCAGGAAACGGTTTTTGCCAGGCAAAAACCGTTCCTGCATCGTAGGACTATTTCCAATATTTTTCCATGCGCTTACGCAGGGACAATGCGTACGCATCCCAGTCGGTAATGGGTTCGCGTGCGACGCCTTCTTCGCAGGCTGCTTTAGCCACGGCGACCGCTTCCCATTCAATGACGCGCGGGTCAAAAGGTGTGGGAACGATGTATTTCGGTCCAAAGGTGAAATCGCGTTCCTCGTAGGCCGCTTTTACAATGTCCGGCACCGGTTCTTTAGCCAGTTTTGCCAGTGACAACGCGGCTGCCATTTTCATTCCTTCGGTAATATGCGTAGCTTTGACATCCAGTGCACCGCGGAAGATGAATGGGAAGCCCAGCACATTATTGATCTGGTTGGGATAATCACTGCGTCCCGTGGCCATGATCAAGTCGTCTCTGGTCGCCATCGCCAGCGGATAGGCAATTTCCGGATCAGGATTGGCCATGGCAAAGACAACAGGGTTGTCATTCATCGAAAGCAGCATTTCCGGTGTGACGCAATCGGCGACGGACAATCCCATAAAGGTGTCGGCGCCCTTCATCGCATCTTCCAGTGTGCGGCATTCGGTATCATTGGCCAGATATTCTTTTTCCGGGGTCATACGTCCGGGACGTCCCTGGTAAATCACGCCCTTGCTGTCACAGCAGATGATATTTTCTTTCTTGGCACCTGCGGCGATGAACATTTTCGCGCAGGAAACGCCGGCGGCTCCGGCACCATTGAAGACGATGCGAATTTCGTCGATTTTCTTGCCCGTGATTTCACAGGCATTGATCAGGCCGGCTGTCGATATAATGGCCGTTCCATGCTGATCATCGTGGAAAACCGGAATATTACATTCTTTGATGAGGCGCTGCTCAATTTCAAAGCATTCCGGGGATTTGATATCTTCCAGATTGACACCGCCGAACGTGGGCTGCATCAATTTTACGGTTTCAATAATTTTTTCCGGATCCATGGTGTCCAGCTCGATATCAAAGACATCGACATCAGCAAAACGTTTGAAGAGCACGCCTTTGCCTTCCATCACCGGTTTACTGGCCAGTGCACCGAGGTTGCCCAGACCAAGAATAGCGGTTCCATTGCTGACCACAGCAACCAGATTTCCGCGATTGGTATATTTGAATGCGTCATTCGGATTTTCGGCGATATCGCGCACCGGATGAGCCACTCCGGGGGAATAGGCCAGTGACAATTCATCTGCTGTTTTGCAGGGTTTGGTAGGAATGACTTCGGTTTTTCCGGCGCGACCATCCATCATATGGTAGTCGAGTGCTTTTTGCTTCATTGTATTCATGATGTTCTTCCTTAGTTAGTTACGCGTGGTACGGTAATGCATCCATCTAATAAAACGGTAAGACTGGCATCGGATCCCTTTAGGCGCACGGCCTCATTCAGCGCACATTGTATGGACGCAAAAGGTTTAATAAAGATTGAATTCCAAATT
Above is a window of Spartobacteria bacterium DNA encoding:
- a CDS encoding malate dehydrogenase, which produces MNTMKQKALDYHMMDGRAGKTEVIPTKPCKTADELSLAYSPGVAHPVRDIAENPNDAFKYTNRGNLVAVVSNGTAILGLGNLGALASKPVMEGKGVLFKRFADVDVFDIELDTMDPEKIIETVKLMQPTFGGVNLEDIKSPECFEIEQRLIKECNIPVFHDDQHGTAIISTAGLINACEITGKKIDEIRIVFNGAGAAGVSCAKMFIAAGAKKENIICCDSKGVIYQGRPGRMTPEKEYLANDTECRTLEDAMKGADTFMGLSVADCVTPEMLLSMNDNPVVFAMANPDPEIAYPLAMATRDDLIMATGRSDYPNQINNVLGFPFIFRGALDVKATHITEGMKMAAALSLAKLAKEPVPDIVKAAYEERDFTFGPKYIVPTPFDPRVIEWEAVAVAKAACEEGVAREPITDWDAYALSLRKRMEKYWK
- a CDS encoding LacI family transcriptional regulator, yielding MAKERKTTKLQDIAEEVGMSINTVSRALRNKPDVNETTRNIIVQKAREMEYEFAEPAAINRDNVLQIGVIIEDLENPHYARIIRGMEQVFWHERINFIIYSSYRRESKELGICEFFCDQRLDGIIVASAMNPEGVVKLTEEAGIPAVALSRNYEEFGMDFVVTDNFAGGYMAAEHLLRLGHQSIAHITGVESQRSAMDRLCGYSQALTDANIPVDPRIIRVSDNSIESGYYLTRDLLQIPDRPTAIFAYSDLVALGCYRAINECNITVPNDLSLVGFDDNYFAEYYQQPLTTVHQPSTEIGSKCAEILIRKIRSVPIEAPQKIILKPRLAVRSSTSICRETI